From the genome of Rhododendron vialii isolate Sample 1 chromosome 10a, ASM3025357v1:
agtcctacaaggattaaggaaataaactgataaaggaaacgagaatccttgatatcctgggtttcctatacgagttaggaatcctagggcaacacggatgcttggccagcaggcatacgcaaatctataaataagaggtaaacttagaggtaaaaggtacgtaatacaccgcattcttattgctttcctactgataattagggtttgattgctagtacgtgatactaacaaaggcatcggagggcctttgccacgagaggcaaaggtgcgctcactccttgtctgttttgcaggacaagggtttcattgacaaaattaGGGTTACactcaagaggcacgtgaagccgctgcattctagtgctgttcagagcactacttgaatttatccacctacactAGTTATACATCCATACCTTGCATTTCAAAGATTATCACGTGTTATTCTCAAATTCAAGTACTTGCAAGCGAAATTGAATTACAAAGGGGGTTTCCAAGAATATACCTCTATCCAGGTGTTTGAGATGTGATTCTTAGGGTCCCTCAACACGAGCTCAGCGTCGTACTCTGTCCACCATGGCGTGTAAGCTACAAAGCCCGACGACACGAACAAGTGTGGCGTGGGAGGCGCGTACGCCTCCGCTGAAAAGTCAGGACATGTCAAGCTCTCTGCCTCTATCACAGCGGTCACCCTCGGTATCACTGCCTCAGCACCGGCCCTCTCCTCGGCCTCCATATCTCTCAAGggctcctctctctcctttctctccctcttggcCCTCTCTGTTGCTTTCGAGGATGCTATTGCTCTCGCCTGCTCTTCCTTGGCCTCTAAGACCGCCAACCCAATTGCGGGATTATCCTCGAGGAGTTTCGCTAATGCCTCATCACTCAAGTACTCAGCGACATCATGCTTTGTGACCGACCAATGGCTCGACAACTTTGTCGCTGGTTGAAACAGTACATCCTCCTCCCGATATGTAAAAGGAGCCTTTGCGGTATTTTCCTCCTCAGTTACAGCACCCTTCCCTTTCGCCGGATCCCTCGACGGGGATCCAATGGGCCCGATATCATCTCCGCCGGCACCACTGTCTTCGGCACCACCCGAACTCCCACCAACTGCAGGCGAGCCCTCTGCCACTATACACGAGCCCAACAGCTCGACAATGGGCCCGACAGCCCCAATCACCTCCAACGCGCGTGAGTTCCCCTTAAGCGCGCATCGCACTTCCTCGTCACTGACCTCCTGCTCACGGCCTTGATCGCCATCGCCTGTAGCCTCTGCACCTGCACCCGCGATAGCCTCCACCGGCTGTTGATCTTCTATTTCAACCTCCATTGGCCCTCCCCGATTCTCCGGAAGATCAACCACTTCTCCCTCGCCACCGTCGTTGCCATGGTCTGCCATGGATGAGTGAGTGAGTTTGGGTctctttattttggaagaaatCCTAGGGtttgtgttttgtttgagagagtttgagagttGTGAAGGTTTTGGAAACTTCGAACTGACTGAAAAAACTACTCCTGTAACGTCCCCGGGAAGTTTAAAGGCGTGGAATAGGTTCAGGCCGGGTTTGGGCTTGTTCTAGATCCAAGCCTTGAGAAGCGTTTTGCGCGCGCAGGAGTGATACGCGAGCATGCCTATCGgtttgggcctcaggcccaattcCCTTTCAGACTAGGCCCCAATCTCATTTATCTCTCTTACTTCAGCTCACGGAGTCTTGTTATGATATTTCAACAATTTTGGGGtcattttgagatattttcgaCCCGAAGCATTTTTCTACCCCCAGCAGTGGTCTGCCCGCGCACGCTGAAATCCGATTTCAATCAACTATTataatcaacgacgatctacccgtccgatttcaatcaacgatgatctacccatccgatttcaatcagcgattacaatcaacgatgatccatccgtctgatttcaatcaacgattacaatcaaaacgacgatctatccgaccaatttttcaatcaacgacgatctatccgtccaatacaatttattccccaggagagttcaCATCAACAATCGATTCACTCTCCAATccattggtgcacggtattttcATACTTGTCTGAATTTTCCATTTAATCGACTTTTGGGCAGATTTGATGGGTGTCCaaaaatctttgacgttacctgTACCAGatcaatggtgctccgcgtgccgtcaaagagggactactgtagacacctcaatctgggtctcccaattgatttacttcatttttcgatttcttgtttccccgatgaaaTTGGATCGAAAAGTAGTCTTAAGAGTGGAATGGTTTGAACTTGGAGTGATTGGAACCTCTTTTAACCCTTTtgaaccccaaaaccctaagtcaaaaccctaaccctggGTTTGACCAACGTGCATCGCACTGGCTCCCACGCACGTCAGTacacttgccaggtggtggtcaaaggtTAAAGCTTTGATTGTTGATTAGCGTGCGAGTAGGTAGTACACACGCGCATGTAACCCATTCCCACGCGCGCAGGACAACACCTGTTCCTATCACATTTTCCagttggattttgtgatgatcaggggtctACTAGGCTGTGGAACCCCATTTTTCTCGCCAACACAGCTGTTGCAGGTGCATGGGGTACTCCACCATCACAACCTCTCCTATCACCTTGTTGGAACCCTTCTCCACCAAGCCACCttcaaccagccttgttggctgatTTTTCCACCAAGTTAACCACCCACTACACTCCTTCCaacctcctataaataccccattagCCTTTCAAGTTAAGGGTTACCAAAATTCAAGCAAAAAAGGCCAAACAAGCCCAAATACACTTGGTACTTCAGCATTCTAGCCATTTTCATACATTCATTTTACAAGCTCTATcaccttgttcaatccattcccaaattactcaagcaaaggtataaacacCTTCCTTTTGCTtcctgttttgatccctgaggggggctgtcagggccaaggttggtaatcaataccagttctggccctaaagtcAGCAAAGTTACAAGAACCGTGTGACTAGCACACCCACGAGCGTTGGCCTCACACATACGCGAGCCTATCATAGGCTGTTCGCGATGGTCCACGTGGGGATGGGATGTtggttattttctattttattgtATTATAAATCACTGTGGTGCATGTTAAAAACTGATCTActattttgaaagtaaaaattcatagtttAGCTTAGATTGCTTAAACATTTGCTTTGGAATGCCCTTGGGTTACTTCTGAGTATGTTTTAgtgcccaggcatgcaaagccaattcctggaagtccagttaGAACAGGCGCGCGCCTGTCCATGATTGACGTGCGTTGGTCATCTCATTTCTAGTGACTGGTtcttgcatgggcaacttggcCTTGAGCCCTGTTTaaatacccccactgtttaagggttgtatttcaattttattcattttgtttgtaattattatttctgtctgtacatataaactgcatggtttgcccttgggtgagcactggtccttccagagcccaaaagggGATAAAATTCAATCTGTGTTGAAAGGTCAACACTCGCACGTTTTATGGCTTTGGCGCGCTCTGGTTGACTTGCATGCacgtagatccatgcatgcaagttgacCACTATTTGTGTCAAAATTCATACAATGCACTGTGTTGATATTTTAAATcacagtgttgggttttattccatttattttttcaatatttcatccATCTATGTTATTTTGATCACATCCTGCAagctgttacagttttaatccccgactAACTATTTTCCtcaccctaattggctaaaaatcgattaataaaagaagaatcgcaataatttcataaaatgcccaagtagagaccgatctccggattgggtgagaggggtgccttaaaacccttttcctctcgtaacctagctcccgaacccatatatggttatgatggactggtgctttcactttttcaaatcaaaacagcgcggcaggtgcttcaaaacacggttccttgggtgtcggacttTCAAACCTGAGGGGCGACTCTATATTTTGAGgtttccccgctcgcgctccctcgatctgggccgtCGCCATTGGAAAAACAGAATTTCCTAAGGGCATGCTACCCACAACATCCACCGAAACCATTGCCCACCTCCATTGTTTGAAAGAAAAGTCAATGAAAACCCTTTTCCCAGAAGTTTCAGAAATCACTTCGATTTCAAATGAGTTAGCTTCGCAAAAAGAAGTATCCTGGATTTCAATCAAAAGTCGGTGCTTAAAAATCACCATTTGCATGACACAAAATAATGTGGTATCCTCCACAACACACAATAAGAATCATAATGACGAAATTGGACCATTCATCACAAGACCTCTTCACTCCTTGAACAAAAATTTAATGAGAAGGTAAGCAGATAGAACCAAGAATACGTTTAGAATGTCAAAACttatatttctctctttttccctacATTACTTCGACTATGGAAAACCACCACGACAATGCTCAATTACATAACACATAGAATTGATATCCCGAAATCTACcgaaaagacaaaacaaaaaaagccatATGCATATGCATATGAATATACGATGTCTAAAAAACAAAGAGTTTTAAAACTATAATTTGGCAACAGTATTGAATCCACTCAATGATGACGTCTTACCAAACGAACCACGCTAGAGTctaactctatttttttaggggcaaatttcatttaaaataagaaaacaatcTCAAACTCTCAAAAGTAGTCGAGGTGTGCATAAGTTGGCCTAGACACCTGCGTTATTGAAAAAACAATCTCAAAATTCCAATCTACAAGTAAATAACTTCCTTTTACTCTACCACATGAGTAGAATCCGAAACGAAAAACGTAACCCATAATTAATTTCCTTACCTCACATATGAATCCCTCACCTTGGGTTACGTAGAAACTATGCTTAAGACCTGAAAGAGCTAAACATATTAGAAACAATAAATGGGGGCTTAATCTGCTATGAAGTGTTCACAAGTAACAATGacaatttgtatttgtattgGTCACCTATAAGATCACACACTGCAATGGGCAAGATCTTATAAAACCCAAGTCCTAAAAGTAAAACATATAGGATAGAAGTGTAGAGGAGAGGAGTGGCTTTCAAAATTGGACTTCATCTCCCTGGAATATCCAAAAGCATCCACATGCAGATTTACCTCTGCAAAATCGAAACCCCAAATCAGAGCAAAGCACACGATTTCCAGCTTGGAGCCCTAATGAACACATAATTGAAGCAATAAGTAATGGGGCTACTTCTATAAAGGACGGCAACCGCCGCTACAATAGTAGATCTGTACTTCCAGTTTGTCGACCAAGCAACACAAAACACGGTTGAAATCGGGGTACGACATCAAGAAAAAACGGCGGAAATTACGATAAAAGTAGTTCTCTATCTACCGCCAAAGAAGAACTTCAAAGCAGTTTTCTATCTCACTCTCGAGCGTTTCCAGGTATAACGCAAAATACCAAATCTACCCCAAAACCAACACATGCAAGGACCAGATGGAAGAAAAAACTTCAGAGGGCAATAATGTAATTTCAACACATACCTTGGCTTACCAACCTCAACAAGTAATGGGGCTACTCCTATGAAGGACGGCAACCGCTGCTACAACAGTAGATCTATACTTCCAGTTTGTCGACCAAGCAACGCAAAACACGACTGAAATCGGGGTACGACATCAAGGAAAAACAACAGAAATTACTGTAAAAGCAGTTCTCTATTTACCGCTAAAGAAGAACTTCAAAGCAGTTTTCTATCTCGCTCTCGAGCGTTTCCAGATATAATGCAAAATACCAAATCTATCTCAGTACCAACACATACAAGGAGCAGACGGAATAAAAAACTTCAGAGGGCAATAATATAATTTCATGCCTTGGCTTACCAACCTTGTTCTTTTATTAAAGTGTATTGATAAAGGAGGCGATTATTCGCAGCACCATATTTTCTTCCTTAGCCAActacattttggtaaatagttgttgaaaatcatacataatatttcggtaaatagctgttgaaaataagattatatttcggtaactacatgtcgaaaatatattcaaccttcggtaaacaactaccgaatatacattttcggtaaatagctgttgaaaaaaatattatattttggtaattgtatgctgaaaatgtatcttaatttcgataactaactatcgagtataattgaaaaaattttaataagctaaaggagaaaatacggggTTGCGAATTGCACCGTTCATAAATATCATTTGTGGAGCGGCCACGAGGTGACTAGCCTAGGTaaaattgaaacactctctGGGTTTCTTATCTTCCGCCGGTCGAGGAATGTCGAAAAGGGGAAAGAGAAAGGACGACGATGACTATGTCTCCGATGAGGACGCTCCTGCGAAGAAAACCTCCAAGAAGGACTCCGACTCCGACGACGACATCGTCATCTGCGAGGTCTCTCTTACTCTACTCCCTAGTATTCGCTCCCTTGTAAATACTATGTAGTTTGTGttgtttcattgtttttcttttctttttggggtATAGCTTTCAAGGAATCGGAGAGTATCTGTGAGGATTTTTCAAGGAAAAGTCGTCGTAGATATTCGGGAATTTTATGTCAAAGATGGAAAGCAAATGCCTGGCAAGAAAGGTCcatttctttcaaatttcattCTTCttgttacctttttttttttcttttttccatgcAATTATTATATACACTACAATATTTAGCGGCGTTATTGCTTGTCGCTATTGTGGTAACTTTGGCTGTACTGCGGTGGCGGTGGTTCGGTGGCTGCATCGAGGCTTCGTTCAAAATTTGTAATTGGGATTTGTTTCTCATCTTAAATTGAGGTGATTGGATTGGCACAAATGGAAACCAGGAATTTCCTACACACTGGAGGGATACGCtagattttctcatttttcgatAGTGAACC
Proteins encoded in this window:
- the LOC131303411 gene encoding RNA polymerase II transcriptional coactivator KIWI-like isoform X3 translates to MSKRGKRKDDDDYVSDEDAPAKKTSKKDSDSDDDIVICELSRNRRVSVRIFQGKVVVDIREFYVKDGKQMPGKKVGIGTFHLLPFLVYNWDPSLYALEYKL
- the LOC131303411 gene encoding RNA polymerase II transcriptional coactivator KIWI-like isoform X2 encodes the protein MSKRGKRKDDDDYVSDEDAPAKKTSKKDSDSDDDIVICELSRNRRVSVRIFQGKVVVDIREFYVKDGKQMPGKKGISLSMDQWNVLRDHVDEVDKAVGGGNS
- the LOC131303411 gene encoding RNA polymerase II transcriptional coactivator KIWI-like isoform X1, translating into MSKRGKRKDDDDYVSDEDAPAKKTSKKDSDSDDDIVICELSRNRRVSVRIFQGKVVVDIREFYVKDGKQMPGKKEDAEKWRIKNTSTHIHRRRLSESVCACLSCNGSASSSDGFNVCWFFIFPVGL